A genomic segment from Syntrophotalea acetylenivorans encodes:
- a CDS encoding TonB-dependent receptor plug domain-containing protein — MHKILAVALAGLLLQTSHAWSQTPQTLEPIIVTATKLETPAREVASSVTVITKEEIQLKQQATVTEVLRSVPGLDVSRSGGLGQLTSVFLRGANSEHTLVLIDGVKANDPSSPNRLFDFAHLLTNNIERIEIVRGPASTLYGSDALGGVIQIFTKKGAGKPQVQVAAEGGSYETHKEQFSISGGSELHNYSLMASYLESDGISSAAKSYGNRERDGYENIAVSGQIGLTPTENFDFDLIFRFNDAESDLDLGGGPSADDPNYVGKSESSFLRLQTRFALFNDLWEQKIGFSFSDYDRTFQNKPDAINPLAFDDSQFEGQTYKVDWQNNFYIKNNTITLGIDYEKEKADNKAFLQGVDPVAGFFTYTSETNNEEAHTLAYYLQDHINISDALFTTIGLRLDDHSDFASKVTYQIAASYLVEKTKTKIKASHGTGYKAPSLVQRLENATYSSVNFGTLDTLGNPDLKPEENRSWDFGVEQTLLNDRIKLSTTYFENKFNNLIKNSYNPAGYATYDNVKDAKTKGIEIGASWQPIANFILSASYTYTDVEDAKDFLRIPRNKFSANANYQFMQKGNINIDVICVGEREDDPYNLETGDYDRVELDKYTLLNLAVSFNVTEKLRLFARAENILDEDYEEVWGFGTPGISGYIGGEYTF; from the coding sequence ATGCACAAAATCCTTGCTGTGGCCCTGGCTGGTTTGCTTTTGCAGACGAGCCACGCCTGGTCACAAACCCCGCAAACTCTCGAACCGATCATCGTTACTGCTACCAAGCTGGAGACCCCGGCGCGGGAGGTGGCAAGTTCCGTGACAGTTATCACCAAAGAAGAAATTCAACTCAAACAGCAGGCCACTGTCACAGAGGTACTGCGAAGCGTGCCTGGGCTCGACGTTTCTCGCTCTGGGGGCCTTGGTCAGCTAACATCTGTTTTTTTACGCGGTGCCAACTCTGAACACACTCTTGTATTGATCGATGGGGTTAAAGCCAACGACCCCAGTTCGCCTAACAGGCTTTTTGATTTTGCCCATCTTTTAACCAACAATATCGAACGAATCGAAATCGTCAGGGGCCCCGCAAGCACGCTCTACGGATCAGACGCCCTTGGAGGTGTAATTCAAATTTTTACCAAAAAAGGGGCAGGGAAGCCCCAAGTTCAGGTTGCGGCCGAAGGTGGCTCCTATGAAACACACAAAGAACAATTCTCAATAAGCGGTGGCAGCGAACTCCACAATTATTCCCTAATGGCCTCATACCTTGAATCCGATGGTATAAGCAGTGCCGCCAAGTCATACGGGAACAGGGAAAGGGATGGCTATGAAAACATCGCAGTCTCTGGCCAGATTGGCTTAACGCCAACCGAAAATTTCGATTTTGATTTGATTTTCCGCTTTAATGACGCCGAAAGCGACCTGGACCTGGGTGGCGGACCTTCTGCTGACGACCCAAATTATGTTGGCAAATCAGAGTCTTCTTTCCTGCGCCTCCAAACCAGATTCGCACTCTTTAATGACCTTTGGGAACAAAAAATCGGTTTTTCTTTTTCAGACTACGACAGAACCTTTCAAAACAAACCTGACGCGATCAATCCCCTGGCCTTTGACGATAGCCAGTTTGAGGGGCAAACTTATAAAGTTGACTGGCAGAACAACTTTTATATAAAAAATAACACCATTACTCTAGGGATAGACTACGAAAAAGAGAAGGCAGACAATAAGGCATTTCTACAAGGAGTAGATCCAGTTGCAGGTTTTTTTACTTATACCTCTGAGACCAATAATGAAGAGGCCCATACTCTCGCCTACTATCTCCAGGACCATATCAATATTTCCGATGCTTTATTTACAACCATTGGCCTGCGACTTGACGACCATAGTGACTTTGCCTCCAAAGTTACCTACCAGATAGCGGCAAGCTATCTGGTTGAGAAAACGAAAACAAAAATCAAAGCAAGCCATGGAACCGGCTATAAGGCCCCTTCTCTTGTGCAACGCCTTGAGAACGCAACATACTCTAGCGTAAATTTTGGCACATTAGATACTCTTGGCAACCCAGACCTCAAACCCGAGGAAAATAGAAGCTGGGATTTTGGCGTAGAACAAACGCTGCTTAATGACAGGATCAAGCTGAGCACAACTTACTTTGAAAACAAGTTCAACAACCTCATTAAAAATTCCTACAACCCAGCCGGGTATGCTACGTATGACAACGTTAAAGACGCCAAAACCAAAGGAATTGAGATTGGCGCATCATGGCAACCCATTGCGAACTTTATTCTCTCCGCCTCTTACACCTATACTGATGTCGAGGATGCAAAAGATTTTTTAAGAATTCCTCGCAATAAATTTAGCGCTAATGCAAACTATCAGTTTATGCAAAAAGGCAACATCAACATCGACGTAATTTGTGTGGGAGAAAGAGAAGATGATCCCTACAACCTGGAAACGGGGGACTACGATCGAGTTGAGCTTGACAAATATACATTGCTTAACCTAGCTGTTTCTTTCAACGTCACTGAAAAATTACGCCTTTTTGCCCGAGCCGAAAACATACTTGACGAGGACTACGAAGAGGTCTGGGGGTTCGGCACCCCTGGCATCAGTGGTTATATCGGTGGAGAGTATACCTTCTGA
- a CDS encoding MoaD/ThiS family protein — MKITVKLFAIFRNDRFKIEDREYPKDATVGDVLTALDIDHPELGVALINGRHVDTETVLTDGQTLSLFPKVGGG, encoded by the coding sequence ATGAAGATTACAGTGAAACTTTTTGCTATTTTTCGCAATGATCGCTTCAAGATAGAAGACCGGGAATACCCGAAAGATGCTACTGTTGGTGATGTTCTCACCGCTTTAGATATTGACCATCCTGAACTGGGCGTAGCCCTGATCAACGGCCGCCACGTGGATACAGAAACTGTCCTGACAGACGGACAAACCCTGTCCCTGTTCCCCAAGGTCGGGGGCGGCTAA